The sequence ATATTTTTCCAGTGGAAATCAATCATGCATCATATCATGATTTAATCCGGGTCCCGGGGATTGGAACTATTTCAGCTGGAAAAATAATTGCTATTCGTAAAAAACATACATTTACTAAATTGGAAGAATTAAAAAAGTTAGGTGTTGCAGTAAAACGTGCGGAACCATTTATAAAACTTAAAGGAATTTATCAAACACCTTTAGATTTTTTTAATTAATAAATAGCTGATAATTTCTTATTTTTAATTAAAATTTTTTAAATTGATTTTAAGATATAGCTAATAATATATCAAAATGAATAATTTATTATAACTTAGATGTTATAAGTTATAACTTTTAACTTATAATAAAAATCTATAAAAAATTAAAGAAATTTAAAAAAATAAACTATATCTCATCGAAAAGATCCCATATTTCAGGATATTTTTCTTCAACTGCTTCTTCAATTAATTTTGACGCTTCTTTACTGATACTAAATTCTGGTTGTGTTTTTTTGAGATATCTTAAAACAGCTGCTGAGCGAGAAGACCATAGCGTAATTCGGGGATTCTTTTTAACATCACTAATCACCATATTTATTCTCTGATTTTCAGCAGAATCGGCTTCATCTGCGTCATTGGTAGTTGTAGATTTTGAAATTAAAGATTTAATTGGCTTTTCAACTTTGGGAGATGAATTATCAGAAGGTCTGGAAACAGGGGTTTTAGTTTTAGATGAATCCGCTTTTACAGATTTTCTAGATTTCTGAGATTTAGAAGATCTGTTATTCTTTAAATCCTCAGATATTTCTATTTCATCAGAACCACTTTTTAGTTGATTTTCTTCAGTTTCATTATTCTCATCCCGGGTTTTGGCCTTAATCAAAGCATCCAAGCCCATTCCTAGACCCGTGCTTTTTGATGGGGGAGATTTACGACGGGCCATATTAACCATCCCGGTTAATGAGTTCCTGAGCCAGTTTTAAATAGGCAGTAGTGCCGGCACTTTCCTGATCATATAATATGCATGGTTTTCCATAGCTAGGTGCCTCTGCCAAACGAACATTACGTGGAATTGTAGTTTTAAATATGTATTCTTCCTCACCAAAATATTTCTTAACCTCTTGGTGAACATCTCTGGCTAAACGTGTCCTAGAATCGTATAAAGTTATTAAAATACCCTTAATATTAGCTGAAGTCTTTAAACGCTCTTCAACAAGATTTATAGTTTTTAATAAGTCAGCCATTCCTTCCAAAGCATAATATTCCGCCTGAATAGGAATGATAACACTATCTGATGCAACCAGTGCATTTAGGGTGAGTATGCCAAGAGAAGGA is a genomic window of Methanobacteriaceae archaeon containing:
- a CDS encoding AAA family ATPase → MARRKSPPSKSTGLGMGLDALIKAKTRDENNETEENQLKSGSDEIEISEDLKNNRSSKSQKSRKSVKADSSKTKTPVSRPSDNSSPKVEKPIKSLISKSTTTNDADEADSAENQRINMVISDVKKNPRITLWSSRSAAVLRYLKKTQPEFSISKEASKLIEEAVEEKYPEIWDLFDEI
- a CDS encoding ParA family protein, which codes for MGEVISIINQKGGCGKTTTAVNLSTALALMDKKVLVIDLDPQGNATTGFGVQKGELENTIYTVLSRQNNMEEVMIPTILDDLYIVPSNISLSGAEVELSREIGYHSILQDAIKSVKGMFDYILIDVPPSLGILTLNALVASDSVIIPIQAEYYALEGMADLLKTINLVEERLKTSANIKGILITLYDSRTRLARDVHQEVKKYFGEEEYIFKTTIPRNVRLAEAPSYGKPCILYDQESAGTTAYLKLAQELINRDG